Proteins from a genomic interval of Paenibacillus lentus:
- the murG gene encoding undecaprenyldiphospho-muramoylpentapeptide beta-N-acetylglucosaminyltransferase, which produces MRVVLSGGGTGGHIYPALAIANQCGAEYPDSEFLYIGGERGLESSLVPKENIPFRAINITGFRRKLSLDNVKTVIRFMRGVRTSKRLLRDFKPDVVIGTGGYVCGPVVYAAAKLGIPCIIHEQNAVPGLTNRFLSKYVSTVAVSFEGSGASFPAAKKIIYTGNPRATTVFEADKNKGYVSLRLPQGSPIVLVVGGSRGAKAINEAMIDMAPSIGKLGHVSFIYVTGESYYENTKTAIAAKLGEMPGNLRILPYVHNMPEVLACTSLIVNRAGASFLAEITALGIPSILIPSPNVTNNHQEKNARSLEMSGASEVIVEPDLNGSSLFAAIERIMTDSSLHRSMSAAAKQLGKPESAHLVVEEMRRLVRNQGKR; this is translated from the coding sequence ATGCGCGTCGTGCTAAGCGGCGGCGGAACGGGGGGGCATATTTATCCCGCTCTGGCGATTGCGAATCAATGCGGTGCGGAATACCCTGATTCTGAATTTTTATATATTGGCGGAGAACGAGGGCTAGAGAGCTCTTTAGTACCCAAGGAGAATATTCCTTTTAGAGCTATAAATATTACCGGCTTTCGACGAAAACTATCATTGGATAACGTCAAGACAGTTATTCGTTTTATGAGAGGCGTGCGTACTTCCAAGCGCCTATTGCGCGATTTCAAGCCGGATGTCGTGATCGGCACGGGGGGGTACGTTTGCGGTCCGGTTGTATATGCGGCGGCCAAGCTAGGCATTCCGTGCATCATCCATGAGCAGAATGCGGTACCCGGACTAACGAATCGCTTCCTGAGCAAATATGTTTCTACGGTAGCCGTCAGCTTCGAAGGCTCCGGGGCCTCCTTTCCGGCGGCGAAGAAAATAATTTATACCGGAAATCCGCGGGCCACAACTGTATTTGAAGCGGATAAAAATAAGGGATATGTCTCTCTTCGGCTTCCCCAAGGCAGTCCGATCGTTCTTGTAGTCGGCGGTAGCCGCGGAGCGAAGGCCATTAACGAAGCGATGATTGATATGGCCCCTTCTATCGGCAAGCTTGGACATGTTTCATTTATTTATGTTACCGGAGAAAGTTACTATGAAAATACGAAAACAGCGATTGCTGCTAAGCTAGGTGAGATGCCCGGTAATTTGCGGATACTGCCTTACGTGCATAATATGCCCGAGGTACTGGCATGCACCTCGTTAATCGTAAATCGGGCGGGAGCATCTTTTTTAGCGGAAATCACAGCTTTAGGAATACCGTCTATTTTGATTCCTTCCCCGAATGTCACGAATAATCATCAGGAGAAAAACGCGAGATCGCTAGAGATGTCAGGAGCATCTGAGGTGATTGTTGAGCCGGATTTGAATGGCAGCTCATTATTTGCGGCTATAGAACGCATTATGACTGATTCCTCTCTTCACCGTTCGATGTCCGCTGCAGCCAAGCAGCTCGGGAAGCCGGAATCGGCTCATTTGGTCGTGGAAGAAATGCGAAGGCTCGTTCGAAATCAAGGAAAACGTTAA
- the spoIIGA gene encoding sigma-E processing peptidase SpoIIGA produces the protein MVVYIDLIFLLNLLIDASLLLMTAWIRKQRIRVWRITVSAAVGAAYVVMMFLPELSFLFTFLVKFAFSVVMLWIAFGYASLQNYLRNMGAFYMVNFAAAGGILGIHYLLQSSGEVWNGIWYSASGGLGFSLEVGSIFTVFVFLIVIVWFKMVVSSKRNTERVGASLAEVRVRIEEITVQCTGLVDTGNQLKDPLTRWPVMVMEASLWDQVLPDDFLGKLAAEQADNLIMEWSDEELFPWRDRLRLVPYRGINKGSQFMIALKPDEVSIVREGRIMTTNRVLIGLDGGRLSAELTYRAIIHPVLIEGIEEAEEDHLLSTSGS, from the coding sequence GTGGTCGTCTATATCGATCTCATATTCCTTCTGAACCTGTTGATCGACGCGAGCTTGCTGCTGATGACAGCCTGGATCAGGAAACAGCGTATAAGGGTGTGGCGAATTACGGTCTCGGCAGCTGTGGGGGCTGCTTATGTTGTTATGATGTTTCTCCCAGAGCTATCCTTCCTATTTACGTTCCTTGTAAAGTTTGCATTCTCTGTCGTTATGCTATGGATTGCATTTGGTTATGCGAGTCTGCAAAACTATTTGCGAAATATGGGAGCTTTCTACATGGTGAACTTTGCGGCTGCTGGCGGTATATTGGGCATTCATTATTTGTTGCAAAGTTCTGGAGAAGTGTGGAATGGAATATGGTATTCAGCTTCCGGGGGACTCGGCTTCTCGCTTGAAGTCGGTTCAATATTTACAGTATTCGTTTTCCTCATCGTTATTGTCTGGTTTAAGATGGTTGTCTCCTCAAAGCGCAATACTGAGCGTGTAGGAGCCAGCTTGGCTGAAGTCAGAGTTCGGATTGAGGAAATAACGGTACAGTGTACAGGGTTGGTCGATACTGGAAATCAGCTTAAAGATCCGCTTACAAGATGGCCGGTTATGGTCATGGAGGCCTCGTTATGGGATCAAGTGTTGCCGGACGATTTTCTTGGCAAATTAGCTGCTGAGCAGGCGGACAACCTTATTATGGAATGGAGCGACGAGGAATTGTTTCCGTGGAGGGATCGCTTGCGGTTAGTGCCCTACCGGGGAATTAATAAAGGTTCTCAATTTATGATTGCTTTGAAGCCGGATGAAGTGTCGATTGTTCGGGAGGGGCGAATCATGACGACGAACCGGGTGCTTATCGGTTTAGATGGGGGGCGGTTGTCTGCAGAGCTGACGTATCGTGCTATTATTCACCCGGTGCTGATCGAAGGCATCGAAGAGGCGGAAGAAGATCATCTTTTAAGTACATCAGGATCGTGA
- a CDS encoding YlmC/YmxH family sporulation protein yields MKISDFQTKDVINVVDGKRLGHISDLELDLQQGIIEAIVVPVNSKFMGLFGGGSDLIIPWKNIVKIGSDVVLVKMDGLAQNGTQQFETTVYIDRDGRAERRG; encoded by the coding sequence ATGAAAATTTCTGACTTTCAAACCAAGGATGTTATTAATGTCGTAGACGGAAAACGACTTGGACATATTAGTGATTTGGAGCTTGATTTACAGCAGGGGATCATTGAAGCAATTGTTGTTCCAGTTAATAGCAAGTTCATGGGATTGTTCGGAGGGGGGAGCGATTTAATCATTCCATGGAAAAATATTGTGAAAATCGGTTCTGATGTCGTGTTAGTCAAGATGGACGGCTTGGCCCAGAACGGAACCCAGCAATTCGAAACAACTGTTTACATTGATCGGGATGGGAGAGCCGAGCGCCGAGGCTAG
- the murB gene encoding UDP-N-acetylmuramate dehydrogenase produces MQQWISKLSEQEVGEVIPNEPMSKYTTWKIGGPADALIVPENKWQLANLIRRLYEERIPWLMVGKGSNMLVSDKGIRGAVIKLGGEMEQIQFRGTEVEAGGGASFVRLSIMAGKEGMTGLEFAGGIPGTVGGAVYMNAGAHGSDVSRIFKSAEIVLETGELVTYHAQDMDFSYRHSILHGSRGVVANAIFTLEEGDRLEIAAAMASYKDRRRKTQPLQQPCAGSVFRNPAGDYAARLIEAAGLKGRSIGGAQISELHANFIVNTGQATAEDVLALMELIKDTIATRNEIALVPEVYFVGER; encoded by the coding sequence ATGCAGCAGTGGATTTCGAAATTGTCAGAACAGGAAGTGGGCGAGGTCATTCCTAATGAGCCAATGTCGAAGTATACGACTTGGAAAATAGGAGGACCGGCCGACGCTCTGATCGTCCCAGAGAACAAATGGCAGCTGGCCAACTTGATACGCCGGCTTTATGAAGAGCGGATTCCTTGGTTAATGGTGGGGAAAGGCTCTAACATGCTTGTTTCCGATAAGGGCATTAGAGGTGCGGTGATCAAACTGGGTGGAGAAATGGAGCAGATCCAATTTCGGGGAACCGAGGTCGAAGCGGGGGGAGGCGCCTCGTTTGTAAGACTGAGCATTATGGCGGGGAAGGAAGGCATGACCGGTCTGGAATTTGCTGGGGGGATTCCGGGAACCGTCGGTGGAGCCGTATATATGAACGCCGGCGCTCACGGGTCTGATGTGTCACGGATATTTAAATCCGCTGAAATTGTTCTGGAGACGGGTGAGTTGGTAACTTATCATGCACAGGATATGGACTTTTCATACCGCCATTCCATCTTGCATGGGAGCCGAGGCGTGGTGGCGAATGCCATCTTCACCTTGGAGGAGGGGGATCGCCTGGAGATTGCGGCCGCCATGGCTTCCTATAAGGATCGCCGCCGAAAGACTCAACCGCTGCAGCAACCGTGCGCGGGGAGCGTATTCCGAAACCCGGCAGGGGATTATGCAGCTAGGTTGATTGAAGCGGCGGGCCTCAAGGGGCGGAGCATAGGCGGAGCGCAAATATCCGAGCTGCATGCCAATTTCATTGTCAATACGGGGCAAGCGACAGCAGAGGACGTTCTCGCGCTCATGGAGCTAATCAAAGATACCATTGCTACTAGGAATGAAATTGCTTTGGTGCCGGAGGTTTACTTCGTGGGTGAACGGTAA
- the murA gene encoding UDP-N-acetylglucosamine 1-carboxyvinyltransferase, which yields MDKLVIEGGNPLSGTIQIHGAKNAALPILAASLLSEGAVQLRNVPRLLDIDVMLGILSRLGCKTVHMGDTVMVDARGADSSHVPEDLMKQMRSSIFLMGPLLARFKEVCIYQPGGCAIGERKIDLHLRGLQALGAVIEEQDQQIWCRANKLVGSDIHLDYPSVGATENIMMAAALAKGTTVITNAAREPEIQDLQNFLNAMGASIMGAGTDTITIQGVDRLYPCDYEIIPDRIVAGTALIAAAATRGTVTLTGCNPSHLASLLHVLRRAGVQISTYNDIITVSSIGRLKAVERIVTSPYPSFPTDLQSQVMVLLSLADGVSLMKETVFEGRFKHVDELVRMGADISVDMNAAIIRGMPRLYGATVEATDLRAGAALVIAGLAAQGKTIVEQVYHIDRGYDRIEMMFQRLGGIVRRDAPVLKQLDLA from the coding sequence TTGGACAAATTGGTGATTGAAGGTGGGAATCCCCTATCAGGAACCATTCAAATCCATGGAGCTAAAAATGCCGCACTGCCTATTTTGGCTGCCAGCCTACTGTCTGAAGGGGCGGTGCAACTTCGAAATGTTCCTCGTTTGCTCGATATTGATGTTATGCTTGGCATTTTGAGCCGATTAGGCTGTAAAACGGTTCACATGGGCGACACCGTCATGGTTGATGCCAGAGGTGCTGATTCCAGCCATGTGCCAGAGGATTTGATGAAGCAAATGCGTTCTTCAATTTTTTTAATGGGGCCGCTGTTAGCGAGATTTAAAGAGGTATGCATCTATCAGCCTGGCGGCTGTGCGATCGGCGAGCGGAAGATTGACTTACATTTGCGAGGACTACAGGCGCTTGGAGCCGTGATTGAAGAGCAAGATCAACAGATTTGGTGCAGGGCAAACAAGCTTGTGGGCAGTGATATTCATCTTGATTACCCGAGCGTGGGCGCCACGGAGAATATTATGATGGCTGCAGCGCTCGCAAAAGGTACAACTGTAATTACGAATGCGGCACGGGAGCCTGAAATTCAGGATTTGCAAAATTTCCTTAACGCGATGGGTGCAAGCATAATGGGGGCCGGCACGGATACCATTACAATACAGGGAGTCGACCGTCTCTATCCCTGCGATTACGAGATTATTCCAGATCGAATTGTGGCGGGGACAGCACTAATCGCTGCAGCAGCCACGAGAGGGACGGTTACCTTAACCGGCTGCAATCCTTCTCATCTTGCCTCATTGCTGCATGTGCTGCGCCGGGCTGGTGTTCAAATCAGTACCTACAATGATATAATAACTGTAAGCAGTATAGGCCGCCTTAAAGCGGTAGAACGCATCGTAACCTCGCCCTATCCATCTTTTCCGACGGATTTGCAGTCTCAGGTTATGGTCTTACTATCTTTAGCAGATGGGGTAAGCTTAATGAAAGAGACAGTGTTTGAAGGTCGTTTCAAACACGTTGATGAATTGGTACGGATGGGTGCAGATATTTCTGTGGATATGAACGCAGCAATTATTCGCGGAATGCCAAGATTGTACGGTGCTACTGTGGAAGCGACGGATTTGAGAGCCGGTGCCGCACTCGTGATTGCCGGATTAGCCGCACAAGGCAAGACGATCGTTGAACAGGTGTACCACATTGACCGTGGATATGATCGGATAGAAATGATGTTTCAGCGATTGGGGGGCATTGTAAGGCGTGATGCTCCTGTGCTGAAGCAGTTGGATCTAGCATGA
- a CDS encoding cell division protein FtsQ/DivIB has protein sequence MSKANVPVLKQPKPKRKNSKKITGILILLCLSLLAVLFFRSSLSKISSITFEGSAYTSEEKLLEISGLELGAPFFGTSSETIAKRMKKIPSIEVAEVDKLFPGGIMIRIKEYPLAAYELTVDDGLKGLLANGTKISLGIGSMPMQRPILTGWREDDPNLAKLCEALAQIPEEQVSDISEIVPSPTLSYPDRVKLYTGSKFEVVTAISLLPAKLEYMNFILESQDPGILTMLEADSYVPYEPHEEQNDTTHE, from the coding sequence ATGTCTAAAGCCAATGTACCCGTGTTAAAGCAACCCAAACCGAAGAGGAAAAACAGCAAGAAAATAACCGGGATTTTGATTTTATTATGTTTGTCTCTGCTTGCTGTGCTCTTTTTCCGTTCTTCTTTAAGTAAAATTTCCAGTATAACGTTTGAAGGCAGCGCGTATACTTCCGAGGAGAAATTATTGGAAATTAGCGGACTGGAGCTAGGTGCTCCGTTCTTTGGAACGAGCTCGGAGACGATTGCGAAGCGTATGAAGAAAATTCCATCCATTGAGGTAGCGGAAGTGGACAAGCTTTTTCCTGGAGGAATTATGATCCGTATCAAGGAATATCCGCTGGCAGCCTATGAACTGACCGTCGACGACGGCTTGAAAGGCCTTCTTGCGAACGGGACGAAGATCAGCTTGGGTATCGGATCGATGCCGATGCAGAGGCCGATTTTGACCGGATGGAGGGAGGATGACCCGAATTTGGCTAAGCTCTGTGAGGCATTAGCGCAAATTCCGGAAGAACAGGTCTCTGATATTTCAGAAATCGTACCCTCTCCAACGTTGTCTTATCCTGATAGGGTCAAGCTGTACACAGGCTCTAAATTCGAAGTGGTGACGGCCATTTCATTGCTCCCGGCAAAGCTGGAATACATGAACTTTATTCTGGAGTCTCAGGATCCTGGCATACTTACGATGCTGGAGGCTGACTCGTATGTACCCTACGAGCCTCATGAGGAACAAAATGATACTACTCATGAGTGA
- the sigE gene encoding RNA polymerase sporulation sigma factor SigE: MRVRWKLMLQLQYYRLLFLFGLKSEEIYYIGGSEALPPPLTREEEEYLLQRLSTGDSAIRAMLIERNLRLVVYIARKFENTGINIEDLVSIGAIGLIKAVNTFDPEKKIKLATYASRCIENEILMYLRRNSKIRTEVSFDEPLNIDWDGNELLLSDVLGTENDTIYRNIEEQVDRKLLHKALDKLSERERLIMELRFGLVDGDEKTQKDVADLLGISQSYISRLEKRIIKRLRKEFNKMV, encoded by the coding sequence ATGCGTGTTCGATGGAAGTTGATGTTGCAATTGCAGTATTATCGGCTTTTGTTCCTATTCGGGCTCAAAAGTGAAGAAATCTACTATATCGGTGGCAGCGAGGCGCTTCCTCCTCCTTTGACGCGAGAGGAAGAAGAATATTTGCTTCAGCGGCTATCCACGGGAGATTCTGCGATTCGGGCTATGCTCATTGAGCGAAATTTGCGTCTTGTTGTTTATATCGCCCGCAAATTTGAGAATACGGGAATTAACATTGAGGATCTTGTGTCGATCGGTGCAATCGGGCTGATTAAAGCTGTTAATACGTTCGATCCCGAGAAGAAAATTAAGCTGGCAACGTATGCATCCCGCTGTATTGAGAATGAAATACTGATGTATTTACGTCGCAACAGTAAAATACGTACAGAAGTGTCTTTTGATGAACCACTTAACATCGATTGGGACGGTAATGAATTGCTCCTCTCCGACGTGCTTGGCACGGAGAATGATACGATCTACCGCAATATTGAAGAGCAGGTCGATCGCAAGCTGCTGCATAAAGCGCTGGATAAGCTGAGCGAACGGGAGAGATTGATTATGGAGCTGCGCTTCGGCCTTGTAGATGGTGATGAGAAGACGCAGAAGGATGTTGCTGACTTGCTTGGAATTTCACAATCTTATATCTCTCGTCTGGAGAAAAGGATCATTAAACGTCTCCGCAAGGAATTCAACAAGATGGTTTAA
- the ftsZ gene encoding cell division protein FtsZ — MLEFDFEMESLAQIKVIGVGGGGSNAVNRMIEGGVQGVEFITVNTDAQALHLAKSEHKLQIGDKLTRGLGAGANPDVGKKAAEESRELIANTLKGADMVFVTAGMGGGTGTGAAPVIAEIAKECGALTVGVVTRPFTFEGRKRSSHAELGIEALKEKVDTLIVIPNDRLLEIVDKKTPMLEAFREADNVLRQAVQGISDLIAVPGLINLDFADVKTIMTERGSALMGIGEATGENRAAEAARKAIMSPLLETSIEGARGVIMNITGGSNLSLYEVNEAAEIVISASDPEVNMIFGAIIDENLKEEIKVTVIATGFEHKSSEVLIRKPAVGVTETQDSRAASSLRPFGNQPSGDQLDIPTFLRNRSRHNNE; from the coding sequence ATGTTGGAGTTTGATTTCGAAATGGAGAGTTTGGCTCAAATAAAAGTCATTGGTGTTGGCGGTGGCGGTAGCAACGCTGTGAACAGAATGATTGAGGGCGGGGTACAAGGCGTCGAATTCATTACGGTGAATACGGACGCGCAAGCCCTGCATTTAGCCAAGTCCGAGCATAAGCTGCAAATCGGGGATAAACTTACCCGTGGACTCGGGGCAGGAGCTAATCCTGATGTGGGTAAGAAAGCGGCAGAAGAATCACGCGAGTTGATTGCCAATACGTTGAAAGGCGCAGATATGGTGTTTGTAACTGCTGGTATGGGCGGGGGCACAGGAACGGGAGCAGCTCCGGTCATTGCGGAGATTGCCAAGGAATGCGGCGCACTGACCGTAGGCGTAGTTACTCGCCCGTTTACCTTTGAAGGACGCAAGCGTTCTTCTCATGCTGAGCTTGGGATCGAAGCTTTGAAGGAGAAGGTAGATACACTTATCGTGATTCCAAATGATCGTCTCCTTGAAATCGTCGACAAGAAGACTCCGATGCTGGAAGCTTTCCGTGAAGCGGATAATGTATTGCGCCAAGCGGTACAAGGCATTTCCGACCTGATCGCCGTACCGGGTCTAATCAACCTTGACTTTGCTGACGTGAAGACGATTATGACGGAGCGAGGTTCGGCTCTGATGGGAATCGGTGAAGCAACGGGTGAGAACCGTGCAGCCGAAGCAGCGCGCAAAGCGATTATGAGTCCATTATTGGAGACATCAATCGAAGGAGCTCGCGGCGTCATTATGAATATTACAGGTGGATCGAACCTGTCTTTATATGAAGTTAACGAGGCAGCTGAGATTGTCATCTCCGCATCTGATCCCGAAGTAAATATGATTTTTGGTGCTATTATCGATGAGAATTTGAAAGAAGAGATTAAGGTAACGGTCATCGCGACCGGATTCGAGCATAAGTCCTCGGAAGTGCTGATCCGCAAGCCGGCAGTAGGTGTTACCGAAACGCAGGATAGCCGAGCAGCATCCTCCTTAAGACCTTTCGGGAATCAACCGAGCGGTGATCAGTTGGACATCCCAACCTTCCTTCGCAACCGTTCACGTCACAATAACGAATAA
- the ftsA gene encoding cell division protein FtsA: protein MSNNDIIVSLDIGTSKVRAIIGEISNGTFNIIGVGSADSEGIRKGAIVDIDQTVQSIRSAVDHAERMVGIQISEVYVGISGNHIGLQTSHGVVAVQNEDREIGEEDIERVLKAAEVIALPPEREIIDVVAKQYVVDGLEGIKDPRGMIGVRLEVEATIITGAKTAIHNLLRCVEKAGLKVSDLVLLSLGAGQLALSKDEKTMGSVLVDVGAGSTTIAVFESGTIIATSTLPIGGEFITNDIAYGLRTLTDQAEKVKLKYGCASIEDSAGDVTFKVTRIGSNVEKEFTQEDLAAIAEPRVQEIFQMIRQEVKRLGYNELPGGYILTGGTVSMPGLLKVAQEELAASVRIAVPDYIGVRDPGYTGGVGILYKVIKNIRVRNTGNGPKKATNRNKPVSTQESASKPGIMERLKSLFSEFI from the coding sequence TTGAGCAACAATGACATCATTGTTAGTTTGGACATCGGTACATCCAAAGTTCGTGCTATTATTGGGGAAATTAGTAATGGAACCTTTAATATTATTGGAGTTGGATCTGCCGACTCGGAAGGAATTCGCAAAGGTGCGATTGTAGATATTGACCAAACCGTACAATCGATCCGCAGCGCTGTTGATCATGCGGAACGGATGGTAGGTATTCAAATATCGGAAGTATACGTCGGCATTTCAGGCAATCATATCGGACTCCAAACGAGCCACGGAGTAGTAGCCGTACAGAATGAAGACCGGGAAATTGGGGAAGAGGATATCGAGCGCGTACTGAAAGCGGCGGAAGTGATCGCACTGCCTCCCGAACGGGAAATTATCGATGTGGTCGCCAAGCAATATGTCGTGGACGGACTGGAAGGGATCAAAGATCCTCGCGGCATGATCGGAGTTCGTCTGGAAGTCGAAGCAACAATTATTACAGGCGCTAAAACAGCGATACATAATTTGCTTCGATGTGTCGAGAAGGCCGGGCTGAAGGTAAGTGATCTCGTACTGTTGTCTCTTGGAGCAGGGCAGCTTGCATTATCCAAGGACGAGAAGACGATGGGTTCTGTGCTGGTAGATGTTGGCGCAGGCTCCACCACAATCGCAGTGTTCGAAAGCGGCACAATTATTGCGACATCTACGCTTCCGATAGGGGGAGAGTTTATAACGAATGACATTGCTTACGGCCTACGTACATTAACAGATCAGGCGGAGAAGGTGAAGTTGAAATACGGCTGCGCCTCCATTGAGGATTCGGCGGGAGATGTTACGTTTAAGGTTACGAGAATCGGAAGCAATGTAGAAAAGGAATTTACTCAAGAGGATCTAGCAGCCATCGCAGAGCCTCGCGTCCAGGAAATATTCCAGATGATTCGGCAAGAAGTCAAACGACTTGGTTACAATGAATTGCCCGGAGGTTATATACTAACGGGAGGAACGGTATCCATGCCGGGGCTTCTCAAAGTTGCACAAGAGGAACTGGCTGCTTCCGTGCGGATCGCTGTACCGGATTATATCGGTGTTCGTGATCCTGGCTATACGGGAGGCGTGGGCATATTGTATAAAGTGATCAAAAATATACGCGTACGGAATACCGGTAATGGGCCAAAGAAGGCAACCAATCGGAATAAACCGGTAAGTACCCAGGAAAGCGCGAGCAAACCGGGTATCATGGAACGTCTAAAGAGTTTATTCAGTGAATTCATATAA
- the sigG gene encoding RNA polymerase sporulation sigma factor SigG, protein MTRNKVEICGVDTAKLPVLTNVEMRELFRSLQQDNERSAREKLVNGNLRLVLSVIQRFNNRGEFVDDLFQVGCIGLMKAIDNFDLSQNVKFSTYAVPMIIGEIRRYLRDNNPIRVSRSLRDIAYKALQMRDSLTNQNSREPTIFEISEALGLPQEDVVFALDAIQDPVSLFEPIYHDGGDPIYVMDQISDDKNKDVSWIEEIALREAMQRLNRREKMILSMRFFEGKTQMEVADEIGISQAQVSRLEKSAILQMQKHVKS, encoded by the coding sequence ATGACCCGAAACAAAGTCGAGATTTGCGGTGTAGATACTGCAAAATTGCCCGTTCTAACCAATGTGGAAATGCGCGAGTTGTTCCGCTCCTTGCAGCAGGACAATGAAAGATCGGCCAGAGAAAAGTTAGTGAATGGCAACCTTAGGCTGGTGCTGAGTGTCATCCAGCGATTCAACAATCGGGGGGAGTTTGTAGACGATTTATTTCAGGTCGGCTGCATCGGACTCATGAAAGCCATCGATAATTTTGATTTATCGCAAAACGTAAAATTTTCCACCTATGCTGTGCCGATGATTATCGGTGAAATTAGACGGTATTTAAGGGATAATAACCCGATTCGGGTATCCCGCAGCCTGCGCGATATTGCCTATAAGGCGCTGCAGATGCGCGACAGCTTAACCAATCAAAATTCCAGGGAACCGACGATCTTCGAAATTTCTGAAGCGCTGGGTTTGCCGCAGGAGGATGTGGTCTTTGCCCTGGATGCAATCCAGGATCCAGTTTCTTTGTTCGAGCCGATTTATCATGATGGGGGAGATCCGATCTACGTCATGGACCAAATCAGCGATGATAAGAACAAGGATGTGTCCTGGATTGAGGAGATTGCCTTGCGTGAAGCGATGCAGCGCTTAAACCGCCGGGAAAAAATGATTTTGTCGATGCGATTCTTCGAAGGGAAGACGCAAATGGAGGTCGCGGATGAAATCGGCATATCTCAGGCCCAGGTATCAAGACTGGAGAAGTCCGCTATTTTGCAAATGCAAAAGCATGTTAAGTCCTAA
- the pgeF gene encoding peptidoglycan editing factor PgeF, with the protein MEPFNWKAIEITGEPEKFILESWSNASPMLSAGFSGRRGGVSGSPYDTLNLAYHVGDDPTEVLENRRILAESLGFEPSAWTCGEQVHGTHVAVVTKEDKGRGYFDREGAFQNTDGLVTNVPGILLTSFYADCVPLYFFDPVHQAVGLAHAGWKGTVGYIAAAVIETLEREFGSRREDVRAAIGPSIGDCCYEVDEVVMSKVRARMGEGENIAAFATPSINPGRCMLNLKELNRIIMIKAGILPTHIECTTWCTSCHSDKFFSYRKHNGVTGRMASWIGMKVR; encoded by the coding sequence ATGGAGCCGTTTAATTGGAAAGCTATAGAGATTACCGGGGAGCCGGAAAAGTTCATTCTGGAGAGCTGGAGTAATGCAAGCCCTATGCTTAGTGCAGGGTTTAGCGGACGTAGGGGAGGAGTGAGCGGCTCGCCTTATGATACATTGAACCTGGCCTATCATGTCGGCGACGATCCGACAGAGGTACTGGAAAACCGCCGTATTTTGGCGGAGTCGCTTGGCTTTGAACCTAGCGCATGGACTTGCGGCGAGCAGGTTCATGGAACGCATGTAGCCGTTGTGACGAAGGAAGACAAGGGCCGAGGATACTTTGATCGTGAGGGAGCGTTTCAAAACACGGATGGGCTGGTCACAAACGTTCCCGGAATTTTACTGACTTCATTTTATGCCGACTGTGTCCCGCTTTACTTTTTTGACCCGGTTCATCAAGCCGTAGGCCTGGCTCACGCGGGCTGGAAGGGAACGGTAGGTTATATTGCCGCAGCAGTAATCGAAACGCTGGAACGGGAGTTTGGAAGCCGCAGAGAGGATGTTCGGGCTGCGATCGGGCCATCGATTGGGGATTGCTGCTATGAGGTGGATGAAGTGGTGATGTCGAAAGTAAGAGCAAGAATGGGAGAGGGCGAGAACATCGCTGCATTCGCCACTCCCTCCATCAATCCGGGCAGATGCATGCTGAACTTGAAAGAATTGAATCGAATCATTATGATAAAAGCAGGAATATTGCCGACTCATATCGAATGTACAACATGGTGTACAAGCTGTCATTCCGATAAGTTCTTCTCTTATCGCAAGCACAACGGGGTAACCGGAAGGATGGCTAGCTGGATTGGCATGAAAGTGAGGTGA